Proteins found in one Sorghum bicolor cultivar BTx623 chromosome 1, Sorghum_bicolor_NCBIv3, whole genome shotgun sequence genomic segment:
- the LOC8084947 gene encoding tropinone reductase homolog At5g06060, producing MAAAETSGTAIGTSGRWALHGKTALVTGGTRGIGRAVVEELAALGAAVHTCSRKAEELGERIKEWEARGFRVTGSVCDLSERDQRERLLREVGNRFGGKLNILVNNVGTNIRKPTTEFTAEEYSFVMATNLESAYHLCQIAHPLLKLSGSGSIIFISSVCGMVGVFSGTIYAMTKGAINQLTKNIACEWAKDNIRANSVAPWYITTSLTERLLANKDFEEQVVSRTPLGRVGEPEEISALVAFLCMPGSTYITGQTIAVDGEKVRLIVAYKLKRFLEVGGKKANKMYVKVSLCWILFITCLRNSVRAM from the exons ATGGCCGCGGCGGAGACCTCGGGCACGGCGATAGGGACCTCGGGGAGATGGGCACTGCACGGCAAGACAGCCCTCGTCACCGGCGGCACCCGCGGCATCGG GCGTGCGGTAGTTGAGGAGCTGGCTGCGCTGGGGGCGGCCGTGCACACATGCTCCCGAAAGGCGGAGGAGCTCGGCGAGCGCATCAAGGAGTGGGAGGCCAGGGGATTCCGCGTTACGGGCTCCGTTTGCGACCTCTCCGAGAGGGACCAGCGGGAGCGGCTGCTCCGCGAGGTCGGCAACCGCTTCGGCGGCAAGCTCAACATCCTC GTAAACAATGTAGGAACAAACATAAGGAAACCAACTACTGAATTTACTGCAGAGGAATACTCGTTTGTGATGGCTACTAATCTTGAATCTGCATATCACTTGTGCCAAATTGCACATCCTCTTTTGAAATTATCTGGGTCAGGCAGCATTATATTCATATCATCTGTTTGTGGAATGGTGGGTGTCTTTAGTGGAACTATATATGCTATGACTAAAG GTGCCATTAACCAGCTAACCAAGAACATAGCATGTGAATGGGCAAAGGACAACATAAGAGCCAACTCTGTTGCTCCGTGGTACATCACCACTTCACTTACGGAAAGA CTTTTGGCAAATAAGGATTTCGAGGAACAAGTTGTGAGTCGAACTCCACTTGGACGTGTTGGAGAACCTGAAGAAATATCGGCACTTGTTGCTTTTCTTTGCATGCCAGGTTCCACTTATATTACCGGCCAGACGATTGCCGTTGATGGAG AAAAAGTACGGTTGATTGTGGCTTATAAGTTAAAGCGATTCTTGGAAGTTGGGGGAAAAAAGGCTAATAAGATGTACGTAAAGGTGAGCTTATGTTGGATATTGTTCATTACATGTTTACGTAATTCTGTCAGAGCCATGTGA
- the LOC8081522 gene encoding proline-rich receptor-like protein kinase PERK15 has product MWARFWFAVPAKRPPRPPFTPPPPPPPPPKYGPLPEPSSVASLYDLAGNFLDRAKTVLDTTGGPAGLDAISSTPGARRAAAELTAPASDAAPAGTESDSWTLSSRAVHWIIAGAVVAAVLLVLCMVACFVRRRRRRRRRRPVVLVPPQLPLPAPMVYHKDGPTWPVLQQAPSEHYFAQQQRPTPPQTSGAFSDAGSENRPHSVDIVTELPTGGSHSYEQLAAATDGFAPGNIIGQGGFGCVYRGRLDGAEVAIKKLKTESRQGDREFRAEVEIISRVHHRNLVTLIGYCIYSDERLLVYEFVPNRTLDTHLHGHNGPPLDWHQRWKIAVGSARGLAYLHDDCYPKIIHRDVKASNILLDHNFEPKVADFGLAKYQPGDHTHVSTRIMGTFGYIAPEFLSSGKLTDKADVFSFGVVLLELITGRLPVQSSQSYMDDTLVGWARPLIQQVADDGNLQTLVDPRLGTDFDPSIMMRMVECAAAAVRQSALHRPSMVQILKYLQGETRADDLSGVFKITAVEESYSSSMESGESVGPRPRRAQRSQENTGNDYNSEQAPGNKPNWSTGSAW; this is encoded by the exons ATGTGGGCGCGTTTCTGGTTTGCCGTGCCGGCCAAGAGGCCGCCACGGCCACCGTttacacctcctcctcctcctccgccgccgcctaaGTACGGCCCTCTTCCTGAGCCATCATCCGTCGCGTCGCTGTACGACCTCGCTGGTAATTTCCTCGACCGCGCCAAGACAGTGCTGGACACCACCGGCGGTCCGGCGGGTCTCGATGCCATCTCCTCCACGCCGGGCGCACGCCGCGCCGCGGCAGAGTTGACGGCCCCAGCCTCAGACGCGGCCCCAGCGGGCACAGAGAGTGACTCGTGGACCTTGAGTTCGCGCGCCGTGCACTGGATCATCGCGGGGGCCGTGGTGGCCGCGGTGCTTCTGGTTTTGTGCATGGTGGCCTGCTTCGTCCGGCGGAGAAGGagacggcgccggcgccggccggtGGTACTGGTACCACCTCAGCTGCCACTGCCAGCACCGATGGTTTACCACAAAG ATGGCCCGACATGGCCAGTACTTCAGCAAGCGCCGTCCGAGCACTACTTCGCGCAGCAGCAGCGCCCCACACCACCCCAGACGAGCGGCGCTTTCTCGGACGCGGGATCCGAGAACCGCCCGCACTCCGTGGACATCGTCACCGAGCTGCCGACCGGAGGCTCGCACTCGTACGAGCAGCTCGCCGCCGCGACGGACGGGTTCGCCCCCGGCAACATCATCGGGCAGGGCGGCTTCGGGTGCGTGTACAGGGGGAGGCTCGACGGCGCCGAGGTGGCGatcaagaagctcaagacggagaGCCGGCAGGGAGACCGCGAGTTCCGGGCAGAGGTCGAGATCATCAGCCGCGTGCACCACCGGAACCTTGTCACGCTGATCGGGTACTGTATCTACTCCGATGAAAGGTTGCTGGTCTACGAGTTTGTCCCCAATAGGACACTAGACACTCATTTGCACG GGCACAATGGTCCACCGCTTGACTGgcatcaaaggtggaaaatagcTGTGGGATCAGCAAGGGGCCTGGCCTATCTTCATGACGACT GTTATCCTAAAATCATACATCGTGATGTCAAGGCGTCCAACATTCTTCTTGATCATAATTTTGAGCCCAAG GTTGCAGATTTTGGGTTAGCAAAGTATCAACCAGGAGACCACACTCATGTTTCCACAAGAATAATGGGAACTTTCGG GTACATAGCTCCAGAGTTCTTATCTAGTGGAAAACTAACTGACAAAGCTGATGTTTTCTCTTTTGGCGTCGTTCTCCTGGAGCTGATTACTGGAAGGCTACCGGTTCAGTCATCTCAGTCCTACATGGATGACACATTAGTTGGTTGG GCTAGACCCTTGATTCAGCAGGTTGCAGATGATGGCAACCTTCAAACCCTTGTCGATCCACGACTTGGAACTGATTTCGATCCATCCATAATGATGCGGATGGTCGAGTGCGCTGCGGCCGCTGTGCGCCAATCAGCGCTGCATCGTCCATCCATGGTTCAG ATCCTTAAATACTTGCAAGGGGAAACACGGGCAGATGATCTGAGTGGAGTTTTCAAGATTACAGCAGTAGAGGAGTCTTACAGCTCCAGCATGGAATCCGGTGAATCCGTTGGACCGAGGCCAAGAAGAGCGCAGCGGAGCCAGGAGAACACTGGCAACGACTACAACAGCGAACAGGCTCCGGGCAACAAACCAAACTGGAGCACGGGCAGCGCGTGGTGA
- the LOC8084948 gene encoding probable protein phosphatase 2C 30 gives MAEICCEVAATGSDRKGECVGGDAGSRAARKRRMEIRRLRVVAEEASAKRRRLEADEEDAVRRPAPRYGVTSVCGRRRDMEDAVTTRLGFIDGHHFFGVFDGHGCSHVATSCGQRMHQIVAEEATAAAGSSASDDAARWRDVMEKSYSRMDAEAVGSRDTAGPAPTCRCEMQLPKCDHVGSTAVVAVVGPRHLVVANCGDSRAVLCSGGAAIPLSDDHKPDRPDELERIHAAGGRVIFWDGARVFGMLAMSRAIGDSYLKPFVISDPEVRVVERKDGEDEFLILASDGLWDVVSNEVACKVVRTCLRNRAPPHPHGGDGERSSPTSNLSPRQSSGSGSSSGDEEGAGPSDGAGSESDGDGESSEDRACSEAAILLTKLALARQTADNVSVVVVNLRRRRRS, from the exons ATGGCCGAGATCTGCTGCGAGGTGGCGGCGACCGGGTCGGACCGGAAGGGGGAGTGCGTCGGCGGGGACGCCGGCAGCCGAGCGGCGCGGAAGCGGAGGATGGAGATCCGGCGGCTCAGGGTGGTGGCCGAGGAGGCGTCCGCCAAGAGGCGGAGGCTGGAGGCGGATGAGGAAGACGCGGTAAGGAGACCGGCGCCGAGGTACGGCGTGACGTCGGTCTGCGGGCGGCGGAGGGACATGGAGGACGCGGTGACCACCCGGCTTGGGTTCATCGACGGCCACCACTTCTTTGGGGTGTTCGACGGCCACGGCTGCTCACAC GTGGCGACGTCGTGCGGGCAGCGGATGCACCAGATCGTGGCCGAGGAGGCGACCGCCGCCGCGGGCTCGTCGGCTTCGGACGACGCGGCGCGGTGGAGGGATGTCATGGAGAAGAGCTACTCGAGGATGGACGCCGAGGCCGTCGGCTCCAGGGACACCGCCGGCCCGGCGCCCACCTGCCGTTGCGAGATGCAGCTTCCCAAGTGCGACCACGTGGGCTCCACGGCCGTCGTCGCCGTGGTGGGGCCACGCCACCTCGTCGTCGCCAACTGCGGCGACTCCCGCGCGGTCCTCTGCAGCGGAGGCGCCGCGATCCCTCTCTCTGATGACCACAAG CCTGACCGCCCCGACGAGCTGGAACGGATCCACGCAGCGGGAGGGCGCGTCATCTTCTGGGACGGCGCCCGCGTCTTCGGCATGCTCGCCATGTCCCGCGCCATCGGCGACAGCTACCTGAAGCCGTTCGTGATATCGGACCCGGAGGTGCGGGTGGTGGAGAGGAAGGACGGCGAGGACGAGTTCCTGATCCTGGCCAGCGACGGGCTGTGGGATGTGGTGAGCAACGAGGTGGCGTGCAAGGTCGTGCGCACCTGCCTCCGGAACAGAGCGCCGCCGCACCCGCACGGCGGGGACGGGGAGCGTTCGAGCCCAACCTCCAACCTGAGCCCCAGGCagagcagcggcagcggcagcagcagcggggACGAGGAGGGCGCTGGGCCCAGCGACGGCGCAGGGTCCGagagcgacggcgacggcgagagcAGCGAGGACAGGGCGTGCTCCGAGGCGGCCATCCTGCTGACCAAGCTAGCCCTGGCGCGGCAGACCGCGGACAACGtcagcgtcgtcgtcgtcaacctcaGGCGGCGCAGGAGGTCGTGA
- the LOC8081521 gene encoding uncharacterized protein LOC8081521 yields MSLQWRLSSVFSNADAKNARWSWLRRSLYVLMLLSFSYFAYLALFSRNSIHHSLLQRPFCEQPPAPAAAAEASRSPTTLAHIVFVIGASKTTWAKRGVYTGLWWRPGATRGHVWLDGEPSGPWHPSWPPYRVLRPNAARFGREHAAAARMAQAVAEAYYYETAAAAAGPEEGAGAGTGSGEARWLVMGDDDTVFFPENLAAVLDRYDHREMYYVGSSSESVGQNVAHSYAMAFGGGGYAVSFPAAAALAGIMDGCLDRYNELYGSDHRVQACLAELGVPLTREPGFHQLDLKGHVYGLLAAHPVAPLVSLHHLDRLSPISPNSLKRLHAVRSLVGASRRDPARTLQQSICYYRPRSRGSGAVTVTLSVSVSWGYMVHLYPSAVPPHELQTPLRTFRAWSGSPAGPFTVNTRPEAAPNATALPCHRRPVMFYLDRVTTEESPGAAGQRQRQNRTLTEYVPELVSSDACNGTGFDAVAKVQTIRVLALKMDPAVWKRAPRRQCCKVESSKEDDSLVVKIYECKPNEALRQH; encoded by the exons ATGTCCCTGCAGTGGCGGTTGTCTTCTGTCTTCTCCAACGCCGATGCCAAGAACGCGCGGTGGAGTTGGCTCCGGCGATCTCTGTACGTGCTCATGCTTCTCTCCTTCTCATACTTCGCCTACCTCGCATTATTCTCCCGGAACAGCATCCACCACAGCCTCCTGCAACGCCCATTTTGCGAGCAGCCTCCCGCGCCCGCAGCAGCCGCCGAAGCCAGCCGCTCACCGACCACTCTCGCCCACATCGTCTTCGTCATCGGCGCGTCCAAAACCACCTGGGCGAAGCGCGGGGTGTACACCGGCCTGTGGTGGCGACCGGGGGCAACGAGGGGCCATGTCTGGCTAGACGGGGAGCCCTCCGGCCCCTGGCACCCATCATGGCCACCCTACCGCGTGCTGCGGCCGAACGCGGCACGGTTCGGTAGGGAGCACGCAGCCGCGGCGCGGATGGCGCAGGCGGTGGCCGAGGCCTACTATTACGAGACCGCCGCTGCGGCCGCGGGGCCGGAGGAGGGCGCTGGCGCTGGCACTGGCAGCGGCGAGGCGCGGTGGCTGGTCATGGGCGACGATGACACGGTGTTCTTCCCGGAGAACCTGGCGGCCGTGCTCGACAGGTACGACCACCGGGAGATGTACTACGTCGGGTCGAGCTCCGAGAGCGTGGGCCAGAACGTGGCGCACTCGTACGCCATGGCCTTTGGCGGCGGCGGGTACGCCGTCAGCTTCCCGGCTGCCGCGGCGCTCGCCGGGATCATGGACGGGTGCCTTGACCGCTACAACGAGCTGTACGGCAGCGACCACCGCGTCCAGGCCTGCCTCGCCGAGCTCGGCGTGCCGCTCACCAGAGAGCCCGGCTTCCATCAG CTGGACCTGAAAGGACACGTGTACGGCCTGCTCGCGGCGCACCCGGTGGCGCCGCTGGTGTCGCTGCACCACCTCGACCGGCTCAGCCCGATCTCGCCCAACTCGCTCAAGCGCCTGCACGCGGTCCGGTCCCTGGTCGGCGCGTCCCGCCGCGACCCGGCGCGCACGCTGCAGCAGTCCATCTGCTACTACCGCCCGCGGTCGCGGGGCAGTGGCGCTGTCACCGTCACCCTGTCCGTGTCCGTCTCCTGGGGCTACATGGTCCACCTCTACCCGTCCGCCGTCCCGCCGCACGAGCTGCAGACGCCGCTCCGTACGTTCCGCGCGTGGTCCGGGTCGCCGGCGGGGCCGTTCACGGTGAACACGCGCCCGGAGGCGGCGCCGAACGCTACCGCACTGCCATGCCACCGCCGGCCCGTCATGTTCTACCTGGACCGCGTCACTACGGAGGAGTCGCCCGGGGCGGctgggcagaggcagaggcagaaccGGACGCTGACGGAGTACGTGCCGGAGCTGGTGAGCAGCGACGCGTGCAACGGCACCGGCTTCGACGCGGTCGCCAAGGTGCAGACGATCCGAGTGCTCGCACTCAAGATGGATCCTGCCGTCTGGAAGCGG GCTCCACGGAGGCAATGCTGCAAAGTGGAGAGCTCGAAGGAAGATGACTCTCTGGTCGTCAAGATCTATGAATGTAAACCTAATGAGGCACTGAGGCAGCACTAA